The following coding sequences lie in one Treponema socranskii subsp. buccale genomic window:
- a CDS encoding FAD-dependent oxidoreductase, whose protein sequence is MKVSDNRVLSKIAVLSVCVAMMLSLAVGCGSGTKVKWDYQADVVIIGAGGAGLPAGLKAIEDGASVLFVETNWDVGGHAAVSEGQLHSGGSTVSQKEWGIEDSADLYYYDHTRGEAVDARFNEFSQVRSVANSMAKAYDFILKNGVKVLEIEPMVRNYYRDGGTDPDSVGRMTYSDSGEWKNEYTGTTAAGVAVTRPLEKSVREKGAKFLLNYHMDKIYRENSQSGKVLGVQAHYTPHVLPGESKPLTSLMSDGNIDSTKEMLNIKANKAVIIATGGSTGNVQFRTMFDPRLGPEYDGLGGMPFSDQDASGEIAAMEIGAALLSASSYQMSEGGAQMKAPSRIGCQYGYGRGFMKDSKLWALSRATGIEMDLNSMIVVNMLGQRFANEDDYRGVFPGSEYQNFFNKAASSVFIDADGDGNAECYGGPVWAIVDDAAAKRNDWVMEQGVLDFDGGYAFKADTIEELAQKVVNKYYENIKMDPKILADTVNRYNSFVAAGKDSDWGKKTLQNQIKTGPFYALWAVSNIHDTLAGLRVDDKMQVVDMHGKLIPNLFCAGESAGGMRVHGLGRVITAGYIAGRSAASVDKDGFATASTALDPAFAGDETNYKTKTDKASYFSDRGSTRATKTQSEKEAELAAIASGQKTAPASGSIFNYTTAVQVVANNTFTGASDKGMGGTVRVQITVKDGKMTDIKVIKHAETPGIGPEAIAKLTEQALQKQSADLDTISGATMTSTAFKEALATAMKKAGLTK, encoded by the coding sequence ATGAAAGTATCGGACAATCGCGTTTTATCAAAAATTGCGGTTTTATCTGTGTGCGTTGCAATGATGCTCTCACTTGCTGTGGGCTGCGGCAGCGGCACAAAAGTCAAATGGGACTACCAGGCCGATGTCGTCATCATCGGAGCGGGAGGAGCGGGTTTACCCGCCGGTCTTAAAGCGATCGAAGACGGCGCATCCGTTCTTTTCGTGGAAACGAACTGGGATGTCGGCGGACACGCGGCGGTGAGCGAAGGTCAGCTTCACTCCGGTGGCAGCACGGTTTCACAAAAAGAATGGGGCATCGAAGATTCGGCCGACTTGTACTACTACGATCATACCAGAGGCGAAGCGGTCGATGCGCGCTTTAACGAATTTTCCCAAGTCCGTTCCGTTGCGAACAGTATGGCAAAAGCGTACGACTTTATCTTAAAGAACGGCGTAAAGGTATTGGAAATCGAACCGATGGTCCGCAACTACTACCGCGACGGCGGAACGGATCCGGACAGCGTCGGACGCATGACCTATTCCGACAGCGGCGAATGGAAAAACGAATACACCGGCACGACGGCTGCAGGTGTTGCGGTTACCCGCCCGCTCGAAAAATCGGTTCGCGAAAAGGGTGCGAAATTCCTGCTCAACTATCACATGGACAAAATCTACCGTGAAAACAGTCAGTCGGGAAAAGTGCTCGGCGTGCAGGCTCACTATACGCCCCACGTTCTGCCCGGCGAAAGCAAACCGCTTACAAGCCTTATGTCGGACGGTAATATCGACAGCACAAAAGAAATGCTGAACATCAAAGCCAATAAAGCCGTTATCATCGCAACCGGCGGTTCGACCGGCAACGTGCAGTTCCGCACGATGTTCGATCCGCGCCTCGGTCCCGAATACGACGGCCTCGGCGGTATGCCCTTCTCCGATCAGGATGCGTCCGGTGAAATCGCCGCGATGGAAATCGGCGCGGCTCTTTTGTCGGCGTCGTCCTACCAGATGTCCGAAGGCGGCGCGCAGATGAAAGCGCCGAGCCGCATCGGATGCCAGTACGGCTACGGCCGCGGCTTTATGAAAGACAGCAAACTCTGGGCGCTTTCGAGAGCGACCGGTATCGAAATGGATCTCAACAGCATGATCGTCGTCAATATGCTCGGTCAGCGCTTTGCCAATGAAGACGATTACCGCGGAGTATTCCCCGGTTCCGAATATCAGAACTTCTTTAATAAAGCCGCATCGAGCGTATTTATCGATGCGGACGGCGACGGAAACGCCGAATGCTACGGCGGCCCGGTATGGGCGATCGTCGACGATGCGGCAGCGAAACGCAACGACTGGGTTATGGAACAGGGCGTTCTCGACTTCGACGGCGGCTATGCGTTCAAAGCCGATACGATCGAAGAACTCGCACAAAAAGTCGTCAACAAATACTACGAAAACATCAAGATGGATCCCAAAATCCTCGCCGACACGGTCAACCGCTACAATTCCTTTGTCGCGGCCGGAAAAGACAGCGACTGGGGAAAGAAGACGCTCCAGAACCAAATCAAAACCGGTCCCTTTTACGCGCTGTGGGCGGTGTCGAACATTCACGACACGCTTGCAGGTTTGCGCGTCGATGACAAAATGCAGGTTGTCGACATGCACGGAAAACTTATTCCGAACCTTTTCTGCGCGGGCGAATCCGCCGGCGGTATGAGAGTGCACGGACTCGGCCGCGTCATCACGGCGGGCTACATCGCAGGCCGCTCGGCCGCGTCCGTCGATAAAGACGGATTTGCGACGGCGAGCACGGCGCTCGATCCCGCATTTGCCGGAGACGAAACGAACTACAAAACGAAGACCGACAAAGCTTCGTACTTCAGCGACCGCGGTTCTACGCGTGCGACGAAAACTCAGTCCGAAAAAGAAGCCGAATTGGCGGCAATCGCATCCGGTCAAAAAACCGCCCCTGCCTCCGGTTCCATCTTCAACTATACGACCGCCGTACAGGTCGTCGCAAACAACACCTTTACGGGCGCATCCGACAAGGGTATGGGCGGAACGGTTCGCGTTCAGATCACCGTTAAAGACGGCAAGATGACGGACATCAAAGTGATCAAACACGCCGAAACGCCCGGCATCGGCCCCGAAGCGATCGCAAAGCTGACCGAGCAGGCGCTGCAAAAACAAAGCGCGGATCTCGACACGATTTCCGGTGCGACGATGACGTCAACCGCGTTCAAAGAAGCGCTCGCGACGGCAATGAAAAAAGCCGGTTTAACAAAATAA
- the rpsI gene encoding 30S ribosomal protein S9 has protein sequence MVKNLAIGTGRRKTAVARVFVREGSGKIVVNGKEPKDYFITEEQVQIVRRPLLVTSNDNKYDILITVEGGGMNGQAAACLHGISRALVQIDQDSRTALKANGYLTRDSRMPERKKYGQRGARRRFQFSKR, from the coding sequence ATGGTAAAAAATTTGGCAATCGGTACGGGAAGAAGAAAGACTGCGGTCGCGCGTGTTTTCGTGCGCGAAGGTTCGGGTAAAATCGTAGTCAACGGAAAAGAACCGAAAGATTATTTTATCACTGAAGAACAGGTGCAGATCGTCCGCCGGCCGCTGCTCGTCACGTCGAACGACAACAAATACGATATCCTCATCACCGTTGAAGGCGGCGGTATGAACGGTCAGGCTGCGGCTTGCCTCCACGGCATTTCGCGCGCACTCGTTCAAATCGATCAGGATTCCCGCACGGCGCTTAAAGCGAACGGATACCTGACGCGCGATTCCCGTATGCCCGAACGTAAAAAATACGGTCAGCGCGGCGCACGCAGAAGATTCCAATTCAGCAAGCGTTAA
- a CDS encoding regulatory protein RecX has protein sequence MVVSKTKQVSSGCIKITTEEGPAFFIREAYLTRVIPEAISDGGVFSGEDEEDIIDAGFCYAAESKALSYLARAEQSRFNLTRKLGAKGFERRHIEKVLDYLEREGFLSDARFARAWLNARKINHSEGRARLSSELAFRGIARDVADAALDEFFSENSEEAICKKALEKCKRRRMREDKIINYLRQHGFSQKTIRSAAGKSEL, from the coding sequence GTGGTCGTTTCAAAAACGAAGCAGGTATCCTCCGGTTGTATAAAAATTACGACCGAAGAAGGACCTGCTTTTTTTATCCGCGAAGCGTATTTGACGCGCGTCATCCCTGAAGCGATTTCAGACGGCGGCGTTTTTTCCGGCGAAGATGAAGAAGACATTATCGACGCGGGATTTTGTTATGCGGCGGAATCGAAAGCGCTTTCGTATTTGGCGCGGGCGGAACAGTCGCGCTTTAATTTGACGCGGAAACTCGGTGCAAAAGGTTTCGAAAGGCGCCATATCGAAAAAGTGCTCGATTACCTCGAACGCGAAGGCTTTCTTTCCGATGCGCGCTTTGCGCGCGCGTGGCTCAATGCGCGGAAAATCAATCACTCGGAGGGAAGGGCGAGACTCTCTTCCGAACTTGCTTTTCGCGGCATAGCGCGCGATGTCGCCGATGCGGCGCTCGACGAATTCTTTTCGGAAAATTCGGAAGAGGCGATTTGCAAAAAAGCGCTCGAAAAATGCAAGCGCCGCCGCATGCGGGAAGATAAAATTATCAATTATTTGCGGCAGCACGGCTTTTCGCAAAAAACGATACGGAGCGCTGCGGGTAAAAGCGAGCTTTGA